The Gemella haemolysans genome includes a region encoding these proteins:
- a CDS encoding PH domain-containing protein, translating into MNNIKKSRVHPMVIMDTVITGFRLFGIFMVLALKEQNWKYYSLVLSGFLLLIVIGIFDYFLKSYEVRDGALIYTKGIINKEAKNINLENIQSIDMSSNVLYQAFNLLSVDINLVGGKIRIKPLKKEVALNLIDILRELKQGQDEDIAIDQEEKVQESQREILRLSVKDLAFYGLLRVRFFAALGLILALNGKIRDVFKYIFDNEAYFDELLQKNAKSVAGNITAIFIIIGIFMILVVIASVIHTIVKYYNFILTTKEHNLLCKYGLLNKKSLVIDIDRIQSVKLIYPLRYRLFGLAKLSVETLTNNVSEDLSEQKSTIDVLPLVKRDFVQNFVKNNLSIDLEHYDNLESEKIQRKARIALYRWSLFNCSFLPIIVFVILYFANIDLKLEYKVLSSLAFYIVLVSYSILVKNYMLKYNELSYDRYYFKNTFMRQLTIITEFIKVKKVGTINCRTNYFMNKRNLAHLSINSIGVNSDIKLKYYDKGYKEKLERDFIISEVDYE; encoded by the coding sequence TTTTGTCGGGATTCCTTTTATTAATAGTAATAGGTATATTTGATTATTTCTTAAAAAGTTATGAAGTCCGCGATGGGGCATTAATTTATACAAAAGGAATAATAAATAAAGAAGCAAAAAATATAAATCTTGAAAATATCCAGTCGATAGATATGAGTTCTAACGTATTGTACCAGGCATTTAACCTACTTTCTGTAGATATAAATCTTGTTGGAGGTAAGATCAGGATAAAACCTCTGAAGAAGGAAGTTGCATTAAATTTAATTGATATACTAAGAGAATTAAAACAAGGTCAAGATGAGGATATAGCTATAGATCAAGAAGAAAAAGTGCAAGAGTCTCAAAGAGAAATATTAAGATTATCCGTGAAAGACCTTGCATTTTATGGACTGCTTAGGGTTAGGTTCTTTGCAGCTTTAGGGTTAATATTAGCATTAAATGGTAAGATTCGAGATGTTTTCAAATATATCTTCGATAATGAAGCTTATTTTGATGAACTTCTTCAAAAAAATGCTAAGTCAGTCGCAGGGAACATAACAGCCATATTTATAATAATTGGAATTTTTATGATTTTAGTCGTAATCGCATCAGTTATTCATACAATTGTAAAATACTATAACTTTATCCTTACTACTAAAGAACATAATTTATTATGTAAATATGGATTGTTAAATAAAAAATCACTAGTTATTGATATTGATAGAATTCAGAGTGTAAAATTGATATATCCGTTACGTTATCGCCTTTTTGGATTAGCGAAGTTATCTGTTGAGACTTTGACTAATAACGTATCGGAAGATTTAAGTGAGCAAAAATCTACGATAGATGTCTTACCTTTGGTAAAAAGAGATTTTGTGCAGAATTTTGTGAAAAATAATCTAAGTATTGATTTAGAACATTATGATAATTTAGAAAGTGAAAAAATACAACGAAAAGCTAGAATTGCATTGTATCGTTGGAGTTTGTTTAATTGTAGTTTTTTACCGATAATAGTATTTGTGATTTTATACTTTGCTAATATAGATTTGAAGTTAGAGTATAAAGTTTTAAGTTCGCTTGCATTCTATATTGTCTTAGTTTCATATAGTATTTTAGTAAAAAACTATATGTTGAAATATAATGAACTTTCTTATGATAGATATTATTTCAAGAATACATTTATGAGACAATTAACAATAATAACAGAATTCATTAAGGTGAAAAAAGTAGGAACTATTAATTGTAGAACAAACTATTTTATGAATAAAAGAAATCTTGCTCATCTATCGATAAATTCTATTGGAGTAAACTCAGATATTAAGTTGAAATACTATGATAAAGGATATAAAGAAAAATTAGAAAGAGATTTTATAATTTCGGAGGTAGATTATGAATAG